One region of Pseudoalteromonas galatheae genomic DNA includes:
- a CDS encoding trimeric intracellular cation channel family protein has translation MSELYHWFDLLGVMVFAISGTLIAHSKHMDGFGVIVLATVTGIGGGTLRDLILDQPVFWLHDTSYIYAILFAVAVSIWWLNRHQNIPRTVLQVADAIGLAFFAVMGVQKALSIGMPDTTAVIMGVLTGCFGGVIRDVLAREIPLLLKGELYAITCIFGGVVYTQAIKLGMATEYVMVLSMAATLLLRLAAMRYHLVLHVFKYKY, from the coding sequence ATGTCGGAACTCTATCATTGGTTTGATCTCTTGGGGGTTATGGTTTTTGCGATCTCTGGAACCTTAATCGCGCATAGTAAACATATGGATGGCTTTGGTGTGATTGTCCTTGCGACTGTAACTGGTATCGGGGGGGGAACATTACGAGACTTGATTTTGGATCAACCTGTTTTTTGGCTTCATGATACTAGCTATATTTACGCTATTTTATTTGCTGTCGCTGTGAGTATATGGTGGTTAAATCGGCATCAAAATATTCCAAGAACTGTACTGCAGGTTGCTGATGCCATTGGACTTGCTTTTTTCGCCGTAATGGGTGTACAAAAGGCTTTAAGTATTGGAATGCCTGATACTACAGCTGTGATCATGGGTGTATTGACTGGGTGTTTTGGTGGGGTCATTAGAGACGTATTAGCCCGAGAGATCCCTCTTCTTCTAAAAGGAGAGTTATACGCGATCACCTGTATTTTTGGTGGGGTAGTCTATACTCAAGCAATTAAATTGGGCATGGCAACGGAATATGTAATGGTATTGTCTATGGCTGCAACCTTGTTATTGAGATTAGCGGCTATGCGATACCACTTGGTGTTACACGTATTTAAATATAAATATTAA
- a CDS encoding DUF523 domain-containing protein: MFKILVSSCLLGYPVRYDASSQSLQDNTLQYWRQKNWVLPLCPEVSGGLPTPRPSAEIADGKVLSKHGDDFTSAFELGAKKALAACLQHDIKFALLKESSPSCGSNLIYDGSHTGKKIVGQGLTASLLRQSGIQVFSETQLPALITAMAASR; the protein is encoded by the coding sequence ATGTTTAAAATTTTAGTTTCTAGCTGCTTATTAGGTTATCCAGTGAGGTATGACGCTTCTTCACAAAGCCTTCAAGACAATACCTTGCAGTATTGGCGGCAAAAAAATTGGGTCTTACCGCTATGTCCCGAAGTATCTGGTGGTTTACCAACACCTCGCCCATCGGCTGAAATAGCAGATGGTAAAGTTTTGAGTAAACATGGCGATGATTTTACCTCCGCGTTTGAACTCGGTGCTAAAAAAGCGCTAGCGGCTTGCCTACAGCACGATATAAAGTTTGCGTTGTTAAAAGAGTCCAGTCCGTCTTGCGGCAGCAATCTGATTTACGATGGTAGTCATACAGGTAAAAAAATAGTAGGGCAGGGGCTGACTGCGTCTTTATTACGGCAATCCGGTATTCAAGTCTTTAGCGAAACTCAACTGCCAGCACTTATCACAGCGATGGCAGCCAGTCGTTAA
- a CDS encoding DUF5610 domain-containing protein, with product MKIGQLNQLLNPAMQHKPGKSKGIGPNIQINSDSYAGDKSKLAAKILDDKLAEALGIEKPTQDKKDKPLFDFESIVKNVLDFVQGAVKKAKVDGKNDDELKSMLDGARKGVLQGIDEASEELKGMGAFNSDIEDGIEKSREGIFKGLDDFEKELFEEKSPKALAISAAQFASLSNQAEYAFTTAEGDEVVISFSDAYSQGAAASVAQKGNDYGMAYGTKSSHEVSFSIKVNGELNEEEQQAINDMMEDIRNVSDSFFGGEYDEAFDLAKSLSLNSDQITNFTMDLRQSKTSAAIAQYQQGNPMKELEKAFMPLNKQLADVQEQAKGLNADNELPNLLAWMNEGQSRLNEFLDYASSFFSKLNELNKEQVEQKQTS from the coding sequence ATGAAAATCGGGCAATTAAATCAGTTGCTCAATCCAGCGATGCAGCATAAGCCTGGAAAGAGCAAAGGGATAGGACCAAATATCCAAATTAATTCAGACAGCTATGCGGGTGATAAATCCAAATTAGCTGCAAAAATTCTTGATGATAAGCTTGCAGAAGCGTTGGGGATTGAGAAGCCGACACAAGACAAAAAAGACAAGCCATTATTTGATTTTGAATCTATTGTCAAAAATGTACTCGATTTTGTTCAGGGTGCAGTGAAGAAAGCCAAAGTCGACGGCAAAAATGATGACGAGTTGAAATCCATGCTCGATGGGGCACGTAAGGGCGTGCTTCAGGGGATAGATGAAGCCAGCGAAGAGTTAAAAGGCATGGGGGCTTTTAATTCCGACATCGAAGATGGTATTGAAAAATCACGAGAAGGGATTTTTAAAGGTTTAGATGATTTTGAAAAAGAGCTGTTTGAAGAAAAGTCGCCAAAAGCATTAGCGATCAGTGCCGCGCAGTTTGCGAGCCTCTCTAATCAGGCTGAATATGCATTTACAACAGCTGAAGGAGATGAAGTCGTTATTTCATTCTCCGATGCATATTCTCAGGGAGCCGCTGCGAGTGTTGCTCAAAAAGGTAATGATTATGGCATGGCATATGGCACTAAGTCTTCTCACGAAGTCAGTTTCTCAATTAAGGTAAATGGTGAGTTGAACGAAGAGGAGCAGCAAGCTATTAACGATATGATGGAAGATATCCGTAATGTCAGTGACTCTTTTTTCGGTGGTGAATACGATGAAGCGTTCGATTTAGCAAAGTCGCTTAGTTTAAATTCAGATCAGATCACTAATTTCACGATGGATCTCAGACAAAGTAAAACGTCTGCTGCGATTGCTCAATATCAGCAAGGCAATCCAATGAAAGAGTTAGAGAAGGCATTTATGCCACTGAATAAGCAGTTAGCAGATGTACAAGAGCAAGCTAAGGGACTCAATGCTGATAATGAGTTGCCAAACTTGCTTGCTTGGATGAATGAAGGCCAGTCGAGACTAAATGAGTTTTTGGATTATGCAAGTAGCTTTTTTAGTAAACTGAATGAATTAAATAAAGAGCAGGTAGAGCAAAAACAAACAAGCTAA
- the trmA gene encoding tRNA (uridine(54)-C5)-methyltransferase TrmA, with protein MAVIKIDDSAYEQQLADKAERITTQFAPFNAPALEVYESASRHYRQRCEFRVWHDGEDLFHIMFDQQTKEKIRVDSFDPGAPLVNEMMQVMIHQLKDNEILRRKLFQIDYLTTLSGEVLISLLYHKQLDEAWQTAMQTLRTELQQTYKVDFIGRARKQKVVFGNDYVTEKLSVNGKEYIYQQVENSFTQPNAEVNQKMLAWAQSISEPLSNDLLELYCGNGNFSIALAGSFNKVLATEISKSSVKSAQFNIAANKVDNLDIIRMSSEEFTQAMKGQKFSRLDGIDLQSYDCQTILVDPPRAGMDELTCRLVSNYDNIIYISCNPDTLERDLALLCETHKIARMAIFDQFPYTHHIESGVYLVRK; from the coding sequence ATGGCAGTAATAAAAATTGATGATTCAGCATACGAGCAACAGTTAGCGGATAAAGCTGAGCGTATCACAACACAATTTGCACCGTTTAATGCACCTGCACTTGAAGTGTATGAGTCTGCATCTCGCCATTACCGCCAGCGCTGTGAATTTAGAGTATGGCATGATGGTGAAGATCTGTTTCACATCATGTTTGACCAGCAAACAAAAGAAAAGATCCGTGTTGATAGCTTTGATCCTGGTGCGCCGCTTGTCAATGAAATGATGCAAGTGATGATACACCAGCTAAAAGACAACGAAATATTGCGTCGTAAGCTGTTTCAAATCGACTATCTCACGACGCTGAGTGGGGAAGTACTGATCAGCTTGCTTTATCACAAGCAGTTAGATGAAGCGTGGCAGACTGCCATGCAGACATTAAGAACCGAGTTGCAGCAAACCTACAAAGTTGATTTTATCGGTCGTGCTAGAAAACAAAAGGTTGTGTTTGGCAATGACTATGTAACTGAAAAACTAAGCGTTAACGGTAAAGAATATATTTATCAGCAGGTTGAGAACAGCTTTACGCAACCGAATGCGGAAGTGAATCAGAAAATGCTAGCTTGGGCACAGTCTATTAGTGAACCGCTAAGCAACGATCTACTTGAGCTTTATTGTGGTAACGGTAACTTTTCAATTGCATTGGCAGGCTCATTCAATAAAGTGCTGGCTACTGAGATTTCTAAATCATCAGTAAAGTCTGCACAATTTAATATTGCAGCAAATAAAGTCGATAACTTAGATATTATTCGCATGTCGAGTGAAGAGTTTACACAAGCCATGAAAGGGCAAAAGTTTTCTCGATTAGATGGTATCGATTTACAGTCCTATGATTGCCAAACGATTCTCGTCGATCCGCCTCGTGCAGGTATGGATGAATTGACCTGTCGATTAGTTAGCAACTACGACAACATTATTTATATCTCATGTAATCCAGACACGTTAGAACGTGATTTAGCCTTATTATGTGAAACACATAAAATCGCACGTATGGCGATTTTCGATCAGTTCCCTTATACCCATCATATTGAATCTGGCGTTTACTTAGTGAGAAAGTGA
- a CDS encoding thiol:disulfide interchange protein DsbA/DsbL gives MLKKLKVALIALLLPIAAMASDFTEGEHYTTLTTEQSKSEKVTEFFSFYCPHCFRFEPIAKAIKKNLPEGAYFEKSHVNFLRGIPTETQSNLSYAYIIAEQEGKEDVIAEKIFNAIHVEGNKLLDIKDLKTLMELNGIAAEKFDQAVTSMPVVSAENNMLKAQEKFSEAGALTGVPTFIVNDKYRIEMKGIKSQEQLDELIAYLLKK, from the coding sequence ATGCTAAAAAAATTAAAAGTCGCACTTATCGCATTACTTTTGCCCATTGCTGCGATGGCTTCAGACTTTACCGAGGGTGAGCACTACACAACCTTAACAACCGAACAGAGTAAATCAGAGAAAGTTACTGAATTTTTCTCTTTTTACTGTCCTCATTGTTTCCGCTTTGAGCCAATTGCTAAAGCGATTAAAAAGAACTTACCTGAGGGAGCGTACTTTGAAAAAAGCCATGTAAACTTCCTACGTGGTATTCCTACAGAAACGCAGAGCAATCTTAGCTATGCCTATATTATTGCTGAGCAAGAAGGCAAAGAGGATGTGATTGCTGAGAAGATTTTTAATGCTATTCATGTTGAAGGAAACAAACTGTTAGACATTAAAGATTTAAAAACGCTAATGGAGCTAAATGGGATTGCTGCTGAAAAGTTTGATCAGGCCGTCACGAGTATGCCAGTCGTGAGTGCTGAAAATAACATGCTTAAAGCACAAGAAAAGTTTTCTGAAGCGGGGGCGCTTACAGGCGTTCCAACTTTTATCGTAAACGACAAATACAGAATCGAAATGAAAGGTATCAAGAGCCAAGAACAGCTTGATGAATTGATCGCATATCTATTAAAAAAATAA
- a CDS encoding RNA recognition motif domain-containing protein, giving the protein MKSFDHKAILITLVIAVASFFIVDLALSSTQFDAALMLAVGIIIGGVISQFLKSDTQQEKQSNLSTTTLYVGNLPYRANEHVVRELFEEQGQVFSVRLLKDKNTGKRRGFGFVEMSKQDAEKAITQLNEREFQQRTLKVREAKQKPEGEMDHSPA; this is encoded by the coding sequence ATGAAGTCTTTTGATCATAAAGCAATTTTGATCACTTTGGTTATTGCAGTAGCGAGCTTTTTCATTGTTGATCTTGCATTAAGCTCTACTCAGTTCGACGCTGCTCTTATGCTTGCCGTAGGTATTATCATCGGTGGTGTAATAAGCCAGTTTTTAAAAAGTGATACACAACAAGAAAAACAATCAAACTTATCAACCACTACATTATATGTAGGTAATCTACCGTATCGAGCCAACGAACATGTTGTCCGCGAGCTTTTCGAAGAGCAAGGGCAAGTATTTTCAGTTCGTCTACTTAAGGATAAAAATACAGGCAAACGTCGCGGTTTTGGTTTTGTTGAGATGTCTAAGCAAGATGCGGAAAAGGCTATTACTCAACTCAATGAGCGTGAATTTCAACAGCGTACATTAAAAGTAAGAGAAGCAAAGCAAAAGCCTGAAGGTGAGATGGATCACTCACCTGCTTAA
- a CDS encoding YifB family Mg chelatase-like AAA ATPase, whose protein sequence is MSLARVFTRAQVGITAPEVIVEVHLSNGLPAFSIVGLPETSVKEAKERVRSALVNAGFLFPEQRITVNLAPADLPKEGGRFDFAIALGVLVASGQLDSHAIADKEFYGELALNGELRTVTAILPSVIAAAKMGRTAYLPISNDAVASLAADANRVAISCLRTAWLGLSGQQSLMFNQLYPDDLNIQASGGSLLDMAEVKGQEGAKRVLEIAAAGGHNVLFLGPPGTGKSMLAQRLPTIMPLMTDNQALETASIYSILGKTISQSNWKTRPFRAPHHTCSAVALVGGSSNPKPGEISLSNNGVLFLDELPEFDRKVLDSLREPMETGMVTISRAARQVDYPANFQLIAALNPSPTGCYTDKRASPDQVLRYLAKISGPFLDRIDLQVELPRLKTEELQSQSDGESSATIRARVEQAYKAALVRQGKCNDQLSVKELNHICYLADAERLFLAKAAEKLKLSPRSYHRIIKVARTIADLSSTPNISLSHLKEALSYRALERLLAQLTQY, encoded by the coding sequence ATGTCTTTAGCAAGAGTTTTCACTCGGGCACAAGTTGGTATTACCGCACCTGAGGTAATTGTTGAGGTACACCTTAGCAACGGTTTACCTGCCTTTAGTATTGTTGGATTACCCGAAACCTCAGTTAAAGAAGCCAAAGAACGCGTCCGTAGTGCGCTTGTTAATGCTGGCTTTTTATTTCCAGAACAGCGTATCACAGTAAACTTAGCACCAGCAGATCTACCCAAAGAAGGGGGGCGCTTTGACTTTGCAATCGCACTAGGTGTTCTCGTTGCATCAGGACAGTTAGATAGCCATGCTATTGCTGATAAAGAATTTTATGGTGAGCTTGCGTTAAATGGTGAACTGAGGACGGTCACTGCCATTTTGCCATCTGTTATTGCAGCAGCGAAGATGGGGCGAACTGCTTACCTACCAATTAGTAACGATGCAGTTGCGAGCCTTGCCGCTGATGCCAATCGTGTTGCTATAAGCTGCTTACGTACAGCATGGTTAGGTTTAAGCGGCCAGCAATCACTTATGTTTAATCAACTCTACCCAGACGATTTAAATATACAAGCTTCAGGTGGGAGCTTGCTGGATATGGCTGAGGTGAAGGGACAAGAGGGGGCGAAGCGAGTACTAGAAATAGCTGCGGCAGGTGGACATAACGTTTTATTTCTGGGTCCTCCTGGCACTGGAAAATCGATGCTTGCTCAGCGCCTACCCACGATAATGCCATTAATGACGGATAATCAGGCGCTAGAAACAGCTTCTATCTATTCCATACTCGGAAAAACAATCAGTCAGTCGAACTGGAAAACAAGGCCTTTTAGAGCTCCACATCATACTTGCTCTGCGGTAGCCTTGGTTGGAGGCTCGTCGAACCCTAAGCCAGGTGAGATATCACTGTCAAATAATGGTGTTCTATTTTTGGACGAATTACCAGAGTTTGATAGGAAGGTGCTGGACTCATTACGTGAACCGATGGAAACGGGCATGGTAACGATTTCGCGCGCAGCTCGGCAAGTTGATTACCCTGCAAACTTTCAACTGATCGCAGCATTAAATCCCAGTCCTACAGGTTGTTACACTGATAAAAGAGCGTCTCCAGATCAAGTATTGCGCTATTTGGCTAAGATTTCAGGTCCATTTTTAGACCGAATAGATCTACAGGTAGAATTACCTCGTCTAAAAACAGAAGAGCTACAATCCCAGAGTGATGGAGAGTCTAGCGCGACAATAAGGGCTAGGGTGGAACAGGCCTATAAAGCAGCTTTGGTACGTCAGGGAAAATGTAACGATCAACTGAGTGTAAAAGAGCTAAATCATATCTGCTATCTTGCTGATGCTGAACGCTTATTTCTGGCAAAGGCTGCAGAAAAACTAAAGCTATCACCACGTTCATATCATCGAATAATCAAGGTTGCACGTACCATAGCGGATCTGAGCTCGACACCTAATATTAGCTTATCACATTTAAAGGAAGCGCTTAGTTATCGCGCGCTGGAGAGGTTATTAGCTCAGTTAACACAGTATTAG
- a CDS encoding response regulator transcription factor — translation MSIKVLLVEDDELLAKRLCSHFENTEFSITVDNTGATALELIQSQTQNPFVLAIVDVVLPATDGLQLAKEINTLSDLGVIMLSSRDSQADRIAGLAQGADDYVCKPVDTLELELRMRALYKRLVGNKDDESEEFIEYADFKLHPDNRTLINQHGIESRLTEAEHKVLICLISNAGRATSRERISEDIGQPDWSPSDRTVDVLVGRLRKKLGDEKEQKRIVTVRGKGYMLSA, via the coding sequence ATGAGCATAAAGGTTTTATTAGTTGAAGATGATGAACTCTTAGCAAAGCGGCTGTGTAGTCACTTTGAAAATACTGAGTTTAGTATCACTGTAGACAATACGGGTGCTACTGCACTTGAGCTTATTCAATCTCAAACCCAAAACCCATTTGTACTTGCCATTGTTGATGTTGTGTTACCCGCCACTGATGGCCTACAGCTCGCAAAAGAAATTAATACCTTATCGGATCTCGGAGTGATCATGCTTTCCAGCCGGGACTCTCAGGCCGATAGAATAGCGGGCCTTGCGCAAGGTGCTGATGACTACGTCTGTAAGCCTGTTGATACGCTTGAGCTTGAACTGCGTATGCGTGCCTTATACAAACGTTTAGTTGGTAATAAAGACGATGAATCGGAAGAGTTTATCGAATATGCTGACTTTAAACTACATCCTGATAATCGTACCTTAATCAATCAACACGGTATTGAATCTCGACTTACCGAAGCAGAGCATAAAGTATTGATTTGTCTTATTTCCAATGCAGGAAGGGCAACATCCAGAGAGCGTATTTCAGAAGACATTGGGCAACCTGATTGGAGCCCAAGTGACAGAACGGTTGATGTCTTAGTTGGCCGACTACGCAAAAAACTCGGCGATGAAAAAGAGCAAAAACGCATTGTGACTGTTCGTGGTAAAGGCTATATGTTGTCGGCTTAA
- a CDS encoding alpha/beta hydrolase family protein, translated as MKLRTAVTLLFTAVSAQLSASPLDESKIQFLGPIAGESTIKPADTAHRDAIIENLLPSLQQDAKQVTLFNNESKWQALNKVSQLTIPGLQALKFNFTTQRFVSGKLKLEGIEKAKVFLNGEPVSGVKEVQLDVVKGDHQILVIAEQVNDWNKVDLSFEGEAAHDIITLTEKQTKALSAKQLFDAPTVSAISLSPNGEYYISTVRHYDDEKGNSAITETALYNEDGDMLYSFDGMSANSFAWRDDSSKLTYLKDNKAYTLDVKTFKRTQVATKLNGANSIEFFDNDTLIFAWTNSGKEEGKLTKHYQGLEDRWSYARTQSQIFLLDIKSGLLNPVTVGAQSHSLADFDAQANTVLATRNKQDYAQPPHMLTELVEIDLSNNQQNVIGQYRTFSGAQYTKNGIYVTAGPDFAEGAGRNLPEGMLANNYDGQLYWIDRKGNNVKALSKNFDPAIGSFTVLNNGDVVLKATDQDRQQLFFFDESKSTFKRLNTGLDVVANYSVSSERNPEILFTGTTASTPQQLKTMSASDKRADTLWDSTNIAYQNAEIANLEEFNFTNTEGVEIKGRVYLPHDLDKAKKYPALVYYYGGTSPVTRGFTGRYPFNLWAAKGYVVYVLQPTGATGFGQKFSAEHVNAWGEHTANDIIMGTKEFVKAYPFVDDKRLGNLGASYGGFMTMLLTTKTDLFSASISHAGISNITSYWGQGWWGYLYSGEASKGSFPWNNPALYSQHSPVFNADKVTTPLLLIHGDADTNVPPGESHNMYTALKILGQDVELVEYKGADHQILARDQRFHWWNTMLAYFDKHLKQEPQWWEHLYGK; from the coding sequence ATGAAACTACGTACAGCCGTTACTCTACTATTTACGGCAGTCTCAGCACAACTTTCAGCAAGCCCATTAGACGAATCAAAAATACAATTTTTGGGTCCCATCGCAGGCGAATCAACAATAAAGCCAGCGGATACAGCTCATCGTGATGCAATTATTGAAAACCTGCTACCATCATTACAACAAGACGCCAAACAGGTAACGCTATTCAATAATGAAAGCAAATGGCAAGCACTGAATAAAGTATCTCAATTAACGATACCTGGACTGCAGGCTCTGAAATTTAATTTCACTACTCAACGTTTTGTCTCTGGCAAACTCAAGCTTGAGGGCATCGAGAAAGCCAAAGTATTTCTAAATGGAGAGCCGGTCTCAGGTGTTAAAGAAGTTCAGCTTGATGTAGTCAAGGGCGATCATCAAATCCTCGTTATCGCCGAGCAGGTAAATGACTGGAATAAGGTTGATCTTAGCTTTGAAGGTGAAGCAGCGCATGACATTATCACGCTGACAGAAAAACAAACCAAAGCGCTGTCTGCAAAGCAGTTGTTTGATGCTCCAACAGTGAGTGCTATCTCACTTTCACCTAACGGCGAATATTACATTTCTACCGTACGCCACTACGATGATGAAAAAGGCAACTCAGCAATCACCGAAACTGCTTTATATAATGAAGATGGTGACATGCTTTACAGTTTCGATGGTATGAGTGCAAATAGCTTTGCATGGCGTGATGACAGCAGCAAGCTCACTTATTTAAAAGATAATAAAGCTTACACCCTTGATGTAAAAACCTTTAAACGTACTCAAGTTGCTACTAAGCTCAATGGCGCAAATAGTATCGAGTTTTTTGATAATGATACGCTTATTTTTGCGTGGACCAACAGCGGCAAAGAAGAAGGCAAACTGACTAAACATTATCAAGGATTAGAAGATAGATGGTCATATGCCCGCACTCAATCGCAAATCTTCTTACTCGATATCAAAAGTGGGCTACTTAATCCTGTGACCGTTGGCGCACAAAGCCACAGCTTGGCCGACTTTGACGCACAAGCAAACACGGTTTTAGCAACGCGTAATAAGCAAGACTATGCGCAACCACCTCACATGCTGACGGAGTTGGTAGAAATCGATCTATCAAACAATCAGCAAAATGTCATTGGCCAATACCGTACATTTAGTGGTGCTCAATACACTAAAAATGGTATTTATGTAACTGCAGGTCCTGATTTTGCTGAAGGTGCGGGGCGCAACTTACCTGAAGGTATGCTCGCGAATAACTATGATGGTCAACTTTATTGGATAGATCGCAAAGGCAACAATGTAAAAGCACTGAGTAAAAACTTTGATCCAGCCATAGGCAGCTTTACCGTACTCAATAATGGCGATGTGGTACTGAAAGCGACTGACCAAGATCGTCAACAGCTTTTCTTTTTCGACGAAAGTAAATCTACTTTCAAACGCTTAAATACCGGACTGGATGTTGTCGCAAATTATTCAGTGTCTAGTGAACGTAATCCAGAGATCTTATTCACAGGAACTACGGCATCAACTCCACAGCAGTTAAAAACCATGTCTGCTTCAGATAAGCGAGCTGACACGCTCTGGGACTCAACAAATATCGCATACCAGAATGCGGAAATTGCCAATCTCGAAGAGTTTAATTTTACTAATACTGAAGGCGTGGAGATTAAAGGCCGTGTGTATCTACCACACGATTTAGACAAAGCTAAAAAATACCCAGCACTTGTTTATTACTACGGCGGCACTTCTCCAGTGACTCGTGGCTTTACAGGGCGTTACCCCTTTAACTTATGGGCAGCAAAAGGCTATGTGGTTTATGTCTTGCAACCAACCGGTGCGACGGGTTTCGGTCAGAAATTCTCAGCAGAGCACGTCAATGCTTGGGGTGAACACACTGCTAATGATATCATCATGGGTACCAAAGAGTTTGTGAAAGCCTACCCTTTCGTTGATGATAAGCGTTTAGGTAATTTAGGTGCTTCTTATGGCGGCTTCATGACTATGCTGCTAACAACAAAAACTGATTTGTTCTCAGCTTCTATCTCACATGCTGGTATTTCTAATATTACCTCATACTGGGGCCAAGGCTGGTGGGGTTACTTGTATTCTGGCGAGGCTTCAAAAGGAAGTTTTCCCTGGAACAACCCAGCACTTTACTCACAGCATAGCCCGGTATTCAATGCGGACAAAGTAACAACACCATTACTGTTAATTCATGGCGACGCAGATACCAATGTGCCGCCAGGTGAAAGCCATAATATGTATACCGCCTTGAAGATCCTTGGCCAAGATGTTGAATTGGTCGAATACAAAGGCGCAGATCACCAAATTTTGGCTCGTGACCAGCGTTTCCATTGGTGGAACACCATGCTGGCTTATTTCGACAAACATTTAAAGCAAGAGCCACAGTGGTGGGAACATCTATACGGTAAGTAA
- a CDS encoding thiol:disulfide interchange protein DsbA/DsbL codes for MLKVLKGLAVALMLPLLAQAAPFEEGVHYEVIAERGTKKPEVMEYFSFYCPACNAMENLIVDVKPKLDEGVKFKKSHIDFVGPREPEIQQVLAQALATAEVLPQKDKIVAAMFNHIHGKRAKINELADVKDIFIAQGVEEEKFDKLYASFSVRTKASKMQRMQKTLSDKGALTGVPMFVVNGKYKLLLRESGTTKPEQIAALVNYLAKK; via the coding sequence ATGTTGAAAGTATTAAAAGGCTTAGCGGTTGCACTAATGCTTCCTCTTCTTGCTCAGGCTGCACCATTTGAAGAAGGTGTGCATTATGAAGTTATTGCCGAGCGCGGCACGAAAAAGCCTGAGGTAATGGAATATTTTTCTTTTTATTGTCCAGCCTGTAACGCAATGGAAAATTTAATCGTTGACGTTAAACCAAAGCTGGATGAGGGTGTTAAGTTTAAAAAAAGCCATATAGATTTTGTCGGTCCAAGAGAGCCTGAGATCCAACAGGTGTTGGCACAAGCACTTGCAACTGCTGAAGTGCTGCCACAAAAAGACAAGATAGTTGCAGCCATGTTTAATCATATCCATGGCAAGCGTGCAAAAATCAATGAACTTGCTGATGTAAAAGATATCTTTATTGCTCAAGGTGTTGAAGAAGAGAAGTTTGATAAACTTTATGCCAGTTTCTCTGTTCGTACTAAAGCTTCAAAAATGCAACGTATGCAGAAGACTCTTTCTGATAAAGGCGCGCTAACAGGGGTACCAATGTTCGTGGTAAACGGTAAATACAAGCTATTACTTCGTGAATCTGGTACGACTAAGCCAGAGCAAATTGCAGCTTTGGTGAATTATTTAGCAAAGAAATAA
- the murI gene encoding glutamate racemase, with protein MSHILVFDSGIGGTSVLSHLKACLQGGSFSYVMDNAFLPYGLQPQELIKSRIKGLICWQQQCLGNVDLIVIACNTASTYALEEARKHTHIPIIGVVPAVKPAASSSKTKHIALLATPATSNNAYTHKLIMDFTSGCKVETLHSTELVRIAEHFYWHNELDKEALCAEIVRLNIPVTVDRLVLGCTHFPLIAHDIKNCLHKHVELVDSGKAIANRALSLLESQIVVGEKVPSASEVRFYATAPVIGNKEAISIINLNKD; from the coding sequence TTGTCGCATATTTTGGTTTTCGATTCGGGGATAGGTGGCACCAGTGTGCTGTCGCACTTAAAGGCATGTTTGCAGGGGGGTTCATTCAGCTATGTTATGGACAACGCTTTTCTCCCATATGGCCTTCAGCCTCAAGAGCTAATCAAATCACGTATCAAGGGACTGATTTGTTGGCAACAGCAATGCTTGGGCAATGTTGATCTTATCGTTATTGCTTGTAATACCGCTTCAACATACGCATTAGAAGAAGCCAGAAAACATACCCATATTCCAATTATAGGTGTTGTTCCTGCTGTTAAGCCTGCGGCGTCTAGTTCAAAGACCAAGCACATCGCACTATTGGCAACACCGGCAACGTCAAATAATGCTTATACACATAAGCTCATCATGGATTTTACCTCAGGTTGTAAAGTTGAAACTTTGCATTCCACGGAGCTTGTTAGGATCGCTGAGCACTTTTATTGGCATAACGAGTTGGATAAAGAGGCACTTTGCGCGGAAATAGTCCGGCTTAACATTCCAGTCACTGTTGATAGGTTAGTGTTAGGATGTACACATTTTCCTTTGATAGCTCACGATATCAAGAATTGCTTACATAAGCATGTTGAGCTGGTTGATTCAGGCAAGGCAATAGCTAATCGCGCATTGTCATTGTTGGAAAGTCAAATAGTAGTAGGGGAAAAGGTGCCGAGTGCATCGGAAGTGCGTTTCTATGCAACGGCACCAGTAATAGGTAATAAAGAAGCAATCTCTATTATTAATTTAAATAAAGATTAA